GCCACCTCGTTGGCGGCGTTGAACACCGCCGGCGCCGTCCCCCCCGCGCGCCCCGCCTGGAACCCCAGCGCAAAGGCGGGAAACCGGGCCGTATCCACCGCCTCGAAGGTCAGCGGCCCCCCCGCCACGGGGTCGTACCGCCGCGCCTGGTACGGCAGGCGCTCCGGGTGCGTCAGGGCGTAGAGGACAGGGATCTCCATGGTGGGAAAGCCCATCTGCGCCAGCACCGAGCCGTCCACCGTTTCCACCATCGAGTGGATGATGGACTGCGGATGGACGACGGCCTCGATGCGGTCGTACCCCACACCGAAGAGAAAGTGTGCCTCGATCACCTCCAGCGCCTTGTTGGCCAGCGTGGCGCTGTCGATGGTGACCTTGGAGCCCATGTTCCAGGTGGGGTGGCGCAGGGCGTCGGCGGGGGTGACGGCGGTGATGCGCTCCAGCGGCCACTCGCGGAAGGGCCCGCCCGAGGCCGTGAGCACCAGGCGGCGCACGTCCTCCGCCCGCGTGCCCGACAAACACTGCAGGATGGCGCTGTGCTCGCTGTCCACGGGGGTCAGCTCGCCCCCGCCGCGCCGGGCGGC
The Longimicrobium sp. DNA segment above includes these coding regions:
- a CDS encoding 1-deoxy-D-xylulose-5-phosphate reductoisomerase encodes the protein AARRGGGELTPVDSEHSAILQCLSGTRAEDVRRLVLTASGGPFREWPLERITAVTPADALRHPTWNMGSKVTIDSATLANKALEVIEAHFLFGVGYDRIEAVVHPQSIIHSMVETVDGSVLAQMGFPTMEIPVLYALTHPERLPYQARRYDPVAGGPLTFEAVDTARFPAFALGFQAGRAGGTAPAVFNAANEVAVAEFLAGRCTFPGIAEAISDALERWPNGPVDTLDDVLAADGWARRATDDFLNQLAPC